The Enterobacter oligotrophicus sequence TTTGCACTCGGTCTGTTCAGCGGCCTGGCTTCTGCTGCACCTGAACGTGCTGTGCTTCCTGATATTCGCGATAGCGGTTTTGTCTATTGCGTCAGCGGGCAAGTTGATACTTTTAACCCGCAAAAAGCAGGTAGCGGCCTGATTGTTGATACACTTGCCGCTCAGCTTTACGATCGTCTGCTTGATGTGGACCCGTACACCTACCGCCTGGTGCCCGAGCTTGCCGAAAGCTGGGAAGTGCTGGACAACGGGGCAACCTACCGCTTCCGCCTTCGCAATGACGTCGCGTTCCAGCACACGCCGTGGTTTACGCCAACGCGCAAATTAAATGCTGATGACGTGGTCTTTACGTTCCAGCGTATCTTTAACCGTCATCATCCGTGGCATAACGTCAACGGGGGAAATTTCCCCTACTTCGACAGTTTGCAATTTGCTGACACCGTTAAAAGCGTTCGCAAGCTGGATAACCGGACGGTTGAATTCACTCTGACGCGGCCGGACGCCTCTTTCCTGTGGCACCTGGCAACGCACTACGCGTCAGTGATGTCTGCGGAGTACGCGGCGCAGTTAACCAGACAGGATCGTCAGGAGCTTCTTGACCGCCAGCCTGTAGGGACTGGCCCATTCCAGATGGCTGAATACCGCGCCGGGCAATATATTCGTTTACAGCGTCATGAACACTTCTGGCGCGGTACACCGCTGATGCCACAGGTGATTGTCGATCTGGGTTCAGGGGGGACAGGTCGACTGTCGAAATTACTGACCGGTGAATGCGATGTGCTTGCCTGGCCTGCTGCCAGCCAGTTGACCATTCTGCGCGACGATCCTCGCCTGCGCCTGACGTTACGTCCCGGCATGAATATCGCCTACCTGGCATTTAACACCGATAAGCCACCGCTGAATAACCCGGCCGTGCGCCATGCGCTGGCGCTGGCCATTAATAACCAGCGTCTGATGCAGTCGATCTATTACGGCACTGCTGAAACCGCGGCATCAATTTTGCCGCGTGCATCCTGGGCCTATGATGGTGAGGCTAAAATTACGGAATACAATCCGGCGAAAGCGCGTGAACAGCTTAAAGCACTCGGGGCAGAAAACCTGACGTTGCAGTTGTGGGTGCCAACCAGTTCTCAGGCATGGAACCCAAGCCCGCTGAAAACCGCCGAGCTGCTGCAGGCTGATATGGCGCAGGTGGGCGTCAAGGTGATCATCGTACCGGTTGAGGGCCGTTTCCAGGAGGCGCGCCTGATGGACATGAATCATGATTTAACCCTTGCAGGATGGTCCACAGACAGTAATGACCCGGACAGCTTCTTCCGCCCGTTACTGAGCTGCGCAGCGATTAACTCTCAGACCAACTACGCCCACTGGTGTAACCGTGAGTTTGATGCAGTTTTGCAAAAAGCGCTTTCCTCACAGCAGCTCGCTTCACGTATCGACGCCTATGACGAAGCGCAAAATATTTTAGCCCGTGAACTCCCCGTACTGCCGCTCGCCTCTTCTCTGCGCCTTCAGGCATACCGTTACGATATTAAAGGGCTGGTGTTGAGTCCGTTTGGTAACGCCTCTTTTGCTGGCGTTTCGCGCGAAAAAGAACAAGAGGTGAAAAAACCATGATTATTTTTACCTTGCGCCGACTCCTGCTGTTGCTGGTCACGCTGTTCTTCCTGACTTTTGTCGGTTTTAGCCTGAGCTATTTTACGCCGCATGCACCGCTTCAGGGTTCCTCCCTGTGGGACGCCTGGCTGTTCTGGTTTAACGGCCTGCTGCACTGGGATTTTGGCGTCTCCAGCATCAACGGCCAGCTGATTTCAGAGCAACTGAAAGAGGTTTTCCCGGCCACGATGGAGCTCTGCATTCTGGCCTTCGGGTTTGCGCTCATGGTGGGCATTCCGGTAGGTATGCTGGCGGGAATTTACCGCAATAAATGGCAGGATAAATTTATCAGCGCACTTGCCCTGCTCGGCTTCTCGATCCCGGTCTTTTGGCTGGCGCTGCTGCTAACGCTCTTCTTCTCGCTGACGCTGGGCTGGCTGCCGGTATCTGGCCGTTTCGACCTGCTTTATACGGTGAAAACGGTCAGCGGGTTCGCCATTATCGACGCCTGGCTGTCTGATTCGGTCTGGCGTCATGAGATGATCATGAGCGCCCTGCGCCATATGATTCTGCCGGTGCTGACGCTGGCTGTTGCCCCCACCACCGAAGTCATCCGTTTGATGCGTATCAGCACCATTGAGGTGTTCGATCAAAACTATGTGAAAGCCGCCGCTACACGTGGGTTATCTCGCCTGACGATTCTGCGCCGTCATGTGCTGCACAATGCCCTGCCGCCGGTTATCCCGCGTCTGGGGTTACAGTTTTCAACCATGCTGACACTGGCGATGATCACGGAAATGGTCTTTAGCTGGCCGGGGCTCGGTCGCTGGCTAATCAACGCTATTCGCCAGCAGGACTACGCGGCGATCTCCGCCGGTGTCATGGTGATCGGTTCGCTGGTGATCATTGTGAACGTTCTGTCCGATATTTTGGGGGCCATGGCCAACCCGCTGAAGCATAAGGAATGGTATGCCTTACGATAACGTATACAGTGAAAAGCGCACGCCCGGTGCGCTACGTACCGTGTGGCGTAAATTCTATGGCGACACCACGGCAATGATCGGCCTTTACGGCTGCGCTGGCCTGGCCGTGCTGTGCATTTTTGGCTCGTGGTTTGCGCCGTATGGTATCGATCAACAGTTCCTCGGCTACCAATTGTTGCCCCCGTCATGGTCACGCTATGGCGAAGTTTCCTTCTTCCTCGGGACCGACGATCTGGGGCGTGACGTCTTAAGCCGCCTGCTGAGCGGCGCTGCGCCGACGGTGGGAGGAGCATTTGTGGTTACGCTGGCTGCAACCGTCTTTGGCCTGGCGCTGGGAATTTTTGCCGGTTCCACCCACGGGCTGCGCTCCGCCGTGCTGAATCATATTCTGGATACCCTGCTCTCCATCCCGTCCCTGCTGCTGGCAATTATCGTCGTGGCGTTCGCAGGGCCGCATCTTACGCATGCCATGTTTGCCGTCTGGCTGGCGATTCTGCCGCGCATGGTACGCTCGGTGTACAGCCTGGTGCATGACGAGCTGGAAAAAGAGTATGTTGTGGCCGCACGTCTTGATGGCGCAACCACGCTCAATATTTTGTGGTTTGCCGTGCTGCCAAACATCGCTTCCGGGCTGGTCACGGAGATCACCCGCGCGTTGTCGATGGCGATTCTTGATATCGCGGCGCTGGGTTTTCTCGATCTCGGCGCGCAGTTGCCTTCTCCTGAATGGGGCGCGATGCTCGGTGACGCGCTGGAGCTGATTTACGTTGCACCGTGGACGGTGATGCTACCCGGCGCGGCCATTATGGTGAGCGTTCTGCTAATTAACCTGCTGGGCGACGGGATTCGCCGCGCAATCAATGCGGGGGTGGAATAATGCCATTACTTGATATCCGCAACCTCACGATTGAATTCAAAACCAGCGAAGGCTGGGTGAAAGCCGTGGATCGCATCAGCATCACCCTTGCCGAAGGTGAAATCCGCGGGCTGGTGGGTGAATCCGGTTCCGGAAAAAGCCTGATCGCCAAAGCCATTTGTGGCGTGGCGAAAGACAACTGGCGCGTAACCGCTGACCGGATGCGCTTCGATGATATCGACCTGCTGCGCCTGTCTGCGCGCGAGCGGCGCAAGCTGGTGGGCCATAACGTCTCAATGATTTTCCAGGAGCCTCAATCCTGTCTCGACCCGTCCGAACGTGTGGGCAAACAGCTGATGCAGAATATCCCCGGCTGGACCTACAAAGGACGCTGGTGGCAACGTGTAGGCTGGCGTAAGCGACGCGCCATTGAGCTGCTGCACCGTGTCGGGATTAAAGATCATAAAGATGCGATGCGCAGTTTCCCCTATGAACTGACCGACGGCGAATGTCAAAAAGTCATGATTGCCATCGCGCTGGCGAATCAGCCGCGTATGCTGATTGCGGATGAACCAACGAATGCGATGGAACCGACCACCCAGGCGCAGATTTTCCGCCTGCTGACGCGTCTGAACCAGAACAACAACACCACCATTTTGCTGATCAGCCATGACCTGCAGATGCT is a genomic window containing:
- the sapA gene encoding ABC transporter substrate-binding protein SapA; translated protein: MRLVLSSLFALGLFSGLASAAPERAVLPDIRDSGFVYCVSGQVDTFNPQKAGSGLIVDTLAAQLYDRLLDVDPYTYRLVPELAESWEVLDNGATYRFRLRNDVAFQHTPWFTPTRKLNADDVVFTFQRIFNRHHPWHNVNGGNFPYFDSLQFADTVKSVRKLDNRTVEFTLTRPDASFLWHLATHYASVMSAEYAAQLTRQDRQELLDRQPVGTGPFQMAEYRAGQYIRLQRHEHFWRGTPLMPQVIVDLGSGGTGRLSKLLTGECDVLAWPAASQLTILRDDPRLRLTLRPGMNIAYLAFNTDKPPLNNPAVRHALALAINNQRLMQSIYYGTAETAASILPRASWAYDGEAKITEYNPAKAREQLKALGAENLTLQLWVPTSSQAWNPSPLKTAELLQADMAQVGVKVIIVPVEGRFQEARLMDMNHDLTLAGWSTDSNDPDSFFRPLLSCAAINSQTNYAHWCNREFDAVLQKALSSQQLASRIDAYDEAQNILARELPVLPLASSLRLQAYRYDIKGLVLSPFGNASFAGVSREKEQEVKKP
- the sapB gene encoding putrescine export ABC transporter permease SapB; amino-acid sequence: MIIFTLRRLLLLLVTLFFLTFVGFSLSYFTPHAPLQGSSLWDAWLFWFNGLLHWDFGVSSINGQLISEQLKEVFPATMELCILAFGFALMVGIPVGMLAGIYRNKWQDKFISALALLGFSIPVFWLALLLTLFFSLTLGWLPVSGRFDLLYTVKTVSGFAIIDAWLSDSVWRHEMIMSALRHMILPVLTLAVAPTTEVIRLMRISTIEVFDQNYVKAAATRGLSRLTILRRHVLHNALPPVIPRLGLQFSTMLTLAMITEMVFSWPGLGRWLINAIRQQDYAAISAGVMVIGSLVIIVNVLSDILGAMANPLKHKEWYALR
- the sapC gene encoding putrescine export ABC transporter permease SapC, which translates into the protein MPYDNVYSEKRTPGALRTVWRKFYGDTTAMIGLYGCAGLAVLCIFGSWFAPYGIDQQFLGYQLLPPSWSRYGEVSFFLGTDDLGRDVLSRLLSGAAPTVGGAFVVTLAATVFGLALGIFAGSTHGLRSAVLNHILDTLLSIPSLLLAIIVVAFAGPHLTHAMFAVWLAILPRMVRSVYSLVHDELEKEYVVAARLDGATTLNILWFAVLPNIASGLVTEITRALSMAILDIAALGFLDLGAQLPSPEWGAMLGDALELIYVAPWTVMLPGAAIMVSVLLINLLGDGIRRAINAGVE
- the sapD gene encoding peptide ABC transporter ATP-binding protein SapD, producing the protein MPLLDIRNLTIEFKTSEGWVKAVDRISITLAEGEIRGLVGESGSGKSLIAKAICGVAKDNWRVTADRMRFDDIDLLRLSARERRKLVGHNVSMIFQEPQSCLDPSERVGKQLMQNIPGWTYKGRWWQRVGWRKRRAIELLHRVGIKDHKDAMRSFPYELTDGECQKVMIAIALANQPRMLIADEPTNAMEPTTQAQIFRLLTRLNQNNNTTILLISHDLQMLSQWADKIDVMYCGQTVETAVSEDLVNTPHHPYTQALIRAIPDFGSAMPHKSRLNTLPGAIPLLESLPIGCRLGPRCPYAQRKCIETPRLTGAKNHLYACHFPLNMERE